The following are from one region of the Amylibacter sp. IMCC11727 genome:
- a CDS encoding sigma 54-interacting transcriptional regulator, with protein sequence MSHRVLVVDQDRAQAAMFTQALADAGFDAYCATSVPEAAEVIAKRGADVVVLDLLLKDGDAFVLMAGIIGALPQTRIVAATANGAMRQAATALADGAFDYLVKPIDPKRLIAVVENAAQCETQRQKTEIPQTIEAVLGPSLEATTRALHALAPLMIEGEVGTGKSEVAAYLHAASARAQLPFVSVDCAMFDGAGIEDLCSPDLLEHGGTLVLNDPQRLSLYVQSQVLRFVQSCSVGKTDSPIIRLICCMAQSPEEAVDNGRFREDLFYRLKALRIHLLPLRERSEEIAALAQSVLEAATQEEGRGVKTLSDDAMRVLQKLQWPGNLAQLRAVVGQISESCSASEVTSDLLPRDILNEYYDVLSEGELVTSDGLEGNASSTVSELIREGWGLAGLERLIVETTISENGGSIPKAAKQLQVSPSTLYRKLEKWT encoded by the coding sequence GTGTCACATCGCGTATTAGTCGTTGATCAAGATCGCGCACAGGCGGCCATGTTTACGCAGGCGTTGGCTGATGCGGGGTTTGATGCCTATTGTGCAACTTCCGTTCCCGAAGCCGCAGAAGTCATTGCCAAGCGGGGCGCGGATGTTGTCGTGCTGGATTTGCTGTTAAAGGACGGGGATGCCTTTGTGCTGATGGCGGGGATTATCGGTGCGTTGCCCCAGACGCGGATTGTGGCTGCCACAGCAAATGGGGCGATGCGCCAAGCGGCCACGGCCCTTGCGGATGGAGCGTTTGATTATTTGGTAAAACCCATTGATCCAAAACGACTAATAGCCGTTGTGGAAAATGCCGCACAGTGTGAAACGCAACGCCAGAAAACCGAGATACCCCAAACGATTGAAGCGGTTTTAGGGCCGAGCCTTGAGGCGACCACGCGGGCGTTGCATGCGTTGGCCCCATTGATGATTGAAGGGGAGGTTGGCACGGGGAAATCCGAAGTTGCCGCCTATCTGCATGCGGCATCTGCACGGGCGCAATTGCCGTTTGTATCGGTGGATTGCGCAATGTTTGATGGGGCAGGGATAGAAGATTTGTGTTCCCCTGATTTGTTGGAACATGGGGGTACGTTGGTGCTAAACGATCCCCAAAGACTGTCCTTGTATGTGCAGTCCCAGGTTTTGCGGTTTGTGCAATCCTGCAGCGTTGGCAAAACGGATAGTCCAATCATTCGGTTGATATGCTGTATGGCGCAATCCCCAGAAGAGGCCGTGGACAACGGGCGCTTTCGCGAAGATTTGTTTTACCGCCTAAAGGCGTTGCGCATTCATCTGCTCCCGTTGCGAGAGCGGTCTGAGGAGATCGCCGCCTTGGCACAATCCGTGTTGGAAGCCGCCACGCAAGAGGAGGGGCGAGGGGTCAAAACCCTGTCCGACGATGCGATGCGTGTATTACAAAAGCTGCAATGGCCTGGAAATTTGGCGCAATTGCGCGCGGTTGTCGGCCAAATTAGTGAAAGCTGTTCGGCATCTGAAGTTACGTCTGATCTGCTGCCGCGAGATATTCTGAATGAATATTACGATGTGCTGTCAGAAGGTGAGCTTGTCACAAGCGATGGGTTGGAAGGTAACGCATCAAGCACCGTTAGCGAATTGATCCGCGAGGGCTGGGGCTTGGCTGGGCTGGAACGGTTGATTGTGGAAACAACCATTTCCGAAAATGGCGGATCGATTCCCAAGGCGGCCAAACAATTGCAGGTGTCGCCGAGCACACTGTATCGCAAGCTGGAAAAGTGGACGTGA
- a CDS encoding propionyl-CoA synthetase produces the protein MGYKEVYSAWLADPEAFWMDAAKAIDWVKAPSKALNDENAPLYEWFADGVVNTCYNAVDRHVENGRADQAAIIYDSPITDSKETITYAQLKDRVAQLGGALQAQGITKGDRVIIYMSMTPEAIIAMLACSRIGAIHSVVFGGFAANELATRIDDATPKAIIASSCGIEPGRVVEYKPLLDEAIELSRHKPETCIIFQRPQAVASMVAGRDHDWDAVQEGVAPAPCVDVNGNDPVYILYTSGTTGQPKGVVRHTGGHLVALNWTMKNVYGMDPGDVFWAASDVGWVVGHSYICYAPLIHGNTTIVFEGKPVGTPDAGTFWRVIEEHKVRALFTAPTAFRAIKRVDPEGAFVKKYDLSNLNTLFLAGERADPDTIQWAQDQLNVPVIDHWWQTETGYTMVGNPMGIEHMPVKLGSPTVPMPGFDVRILSDEGEELPAGELGAIAVKLPLPPGTLPTLWNAEARFKSSYLTAFEGYYETGDAGIKDEDGYLYIMARTDDVINVAGHRLSTGAMEEVLASHPDVAECAVIGVSDQLKGQLPMGFLCLSSGVDRTEADIVAECVRLMREKIGPVAAFKLACVVDRLPKTRSGKILRATMVKIADGQEFKMPATIDDPAILDEIATALAKMGYPAK, from the coding sequence ATGGGATATAAAGAGGTTTACAGCGCGTGGCTGGCGGATCCTGAGGCTTTTTGGATGGATGCGGCCAAAGCCATTGATTGGGTCAAAGCGCCGAGCAAGGCGCTGAATGATGAAAACGCGCCTTTGTATGAATGGTTTGCCGACGGGGTGGTGAACACCTGTTATAACGCGGTGGATCGGCACGTTGAAAATGGCCGCGCAGATCAAGCGGCGATTATCTATGACAGCCCGATCACGGACAGCAAAGAAACCATCACTTATGCACAGCTGAAAGATCGTGTGGCGCAATTGGGTGGGGCGTTGCAAGCACAGGGGATTACCAAGGGTGACCGTGTGATCATTTATATGTCCATGACGCCTGAAGCGATTATTGCCATGTTGGCCTGTTCGCGCATTGGGGCGATCCATTCGGTGGTGTTTGGCGGGTTTGCGGCCAATGAGTTGGCCACGCGGATTGATGATGCGACCCCGAAGGCGATTATCGCAAGCTCCTGCGGGATCGAGCCGGGCCGCGTGGTGGAATATAAACCGCTGCTGGATGAAGCGATTGAATTGTCGCGCCACAAGCCAGAAACCTGCATCATTTTTCAACGCCCGCAAGCGGTGGCAAGCATGGTTGCAGGCCGCGATCACGATTGGGATGCGGTTCAAGAGGGTGTCGCGCCAGCTCCATGCGTGGATGTAAACGGCAATGACCCCGTTTATATCTTGTATACCTCTGGCACGACGGGCCAGCCCAAAGGGGTGGTGCGCCACACGGGTGGCCATTTGGTGGCGCTGAATTGGACCATGAAAAACGTTTATGGCATGGACCCAGGCGATGTGTTTTGGGCCGCATCTGATGTGGGCTGGGTCGTTGGGCATTCCTATATCTGTTATGCACCGCTGATCCACGGGAACACGACAATTGTGTTTGAAGGCAAGCCCGTTGGCACGCCCGATGCGGGCACGTTCTGGCGTGTGATTGAAGAGCATAAAGTGCGTGCGTTGTTCACCGCGCCAACGGCATTTCGGGCGATTAAGCGTGTGGACCCTGAAGGGGCGTTCGTTAAAAAGTATGACTTATCGAACCTAAATACCCTGTTTTTGGCGGGTGAACGAGCTGATCCTGACACAATTCAGTGGGCGCAGGATCAATTGAATGTTCCCGTGATTGATCACTGGTGGCAAACTGAAACGGGCTACACAATGGTGGGCAACCCGATGGGCATTGAACATATGCCAGTAAAACTCGGCTCTCCCACGGTGCCAATGCCTGGGTTTGATGTGCGGATTTTGTCTGATGAGGGTGAAGAATTGCCTGCGGGGGAACTTGGTGCGATTGCGGTGAAACTGCCGCTGCCCCCTGGTACGCTGCCCACCCTGTGGAATGCTGAGGCGCGGTTCAAATCGTCCTATCTGACGGCCTTTGAAGGGTATTACGAAACCGGTGATGCGGGGATCAAAGACGAAGATGGCTATTTGTACATCATGGCGCGCACGGATGACGTGATCAATGTGGCGGGGCATCGCCTGTCCACGGGTGCGATGGAAGAAGTGTTGGCCAGCCATCCAGATGTGGCCGAATGCGCAGTGATTGGTGTTTCCGATCAATTGAAAGGCCAGTTGCCCATGGGGTTCTTGTGCTTGAGTTCGGGCGTGGATCGGACAGAGGCGGATATCGTCGCGGAATGTGTGAGGCTCATGCGCGAAAAGATCGGTCCCGTGGCAGCGTTCAAACTTGCCTGTGTGGTGGATCGCCTACCGAAAACCCGTTCGGGTAAGATTTTGCGGGCGACGATGGTTAAAATCGCGGATGGGCAAGAGTTTAAGATGCCTGCAACGATTGATGACCCCGCTATCTTGGATGAAATCGCGACAGCATTGGCAAAGATGGGGTATCCCGCCAAATAA
- a CDS encoding NADP-dependent malic enzyme gives MPDKSKERALRYHEQPKPGKLEIRATKPMDNQRDLSLAYSPGVAEACLEIKSDATTAERYTTRGNLVGVVTNGSAVLGLGNIGALASKPVMEGKAVLFKKFANIDCFDIELDETDPEKLAEVVCALEPTFGAINLEDIKAPDCFIVEKICRERMNIPVFHDDQHGTAIVVGAAATNALAVAGKRFEDIKIVSTGGGAAGIACLNMLLKLGVKRENVWLCDIHGLVYKGRTEDMNPQKSEYAQDSDLRTLDDVIGGADMFLGLSGPGVLKPEMVAKMSTQPIIFALANPTPEIMPDEAKKVAPDAIIATGRSDYPNQVNNVLCFPFIFRGALDVGATEINDAMKIGCVQGIAELARATSSAEAAAAYRGEQMTFGPDYLIPKPFDPRLMGIVASAVAKAAMDSGVAKRPVADIEAYKDDLDHSVFKSAFIMRPVFEAAKDTVRKVIFAEGESERVLRAASAMLEEGTDKPILIGRPDVVKRRIAKAGLSIEAGKDFELVNPQNDGRYRDYWQTYYEIMKRRGVTPDLAKAIMRTNTTAIGAVAVNRGEADSLICGTFGQYLWHLKYVNEVLGRDGLHPVGALSLMIQENGPLFVADTQVNPEPTAQQIAETAIGAARHVRRFGLEPQVALLSHSQFGNLDTDSGRRMRQALEIMDASNLDFAYEGEMHADSALDPDVRKRIMPDSRLVGAANTLVFANTDAASAVRNVLKTRADGLEVGPILMGMGNKAHIVTPSITARGLLNIAALAGTSVHSYE, from the coding sequence ATGCCAGACAAATCAAAAGAACGCGCCCTTCGGTATCACGAGCAGCCCAAACCCGGCAAGCTCGAGATCCGGGCGACCAAGCCCATGGACAACCAGCGGGACTTGTCGCTGGCCTATAGCCCGGGCGTGGCCGAGGCGTGTTTGGAGATTAAGTCTGATGCAACCACCGCTGAACGCTACACTACGCGGGGCAATCTGGTTGGAGTTGTCACCAATGGCTCGGCGGTGCTGGGGCTCGGCAACATCGGGGCGCTGGCGTCCAAACCTGTAATGGAAGGCAAGGCGGTTCTGTTTAAGAAATTTGCCAACATTGATTGCTTTGATATCGAGCTGGATGAAACGGACCCCGAAAAGCTGGCCGAAGTTGTTTGCGCATTGGAACCTACCTTTGGGGCGATCAATCTTGAAGATATCAAGGCACCTGATTGTTTTATCGTGGAAAAAATCTGTCGTGAGCGGATGAACATCCCTGTGTTTCACGATGATCAGCATGGCACAGCGATTGTTGTAGGGGCTGCGGCGACCAATGCGCTGGCAGTGGCGGGCAAGCGTTTTGAGGACATTAAAATCGTGTCCACGGGCGGCGGGGCCGCAGGGATTGCCTGTCTGAACATGCTGCTGAAACTGGGCGTGAAGCGGGAAAACGTCTGGCTGTGTGATATTCATGGGTTGGTGTACAAGGGCCGAACCGAGGATATGAACCCGCAGAAATCCGAATATGCGCAGGACAGCGATCTGCGCACGCTGGATGATGTGATTGGTGGCGCGGATATGTTCCTTGGGCTGTCAGGCCCTGGTGTTCTGAAGCCTGAGATGGTTGCGAAAATGAGCACGCAGCCGATCATTTTTGCGCTGGCCAATCCGACGCCAGAAATCATGCCTGACGAGGCCAAGAAGGTGGCCCCTGATGCAATTATTGCCACTGGACGGTCGGATTATCCGAACCAAGTGAACAACGTTTTGTGTTTTCCGTTTATCTTTCGTGGGGCGCTTGATGTCGGTGCAACCGAGATCAATGATGCGATGAAAATTGGCTGTGTCCAAGGCATTGCAGAATTGGCGCGGGCTACTAGCAGTGCCGAGGCCGCGGCGGCCTATCGCGGGGAGCAAATGACCTTTGGCCCTGATTACCTGATCCCCAAACCGTTTGATCCGCGCCTGATGGGGATTGTGGCAAGCGCAGTTGCCAAAGCGGCGATGGACAGCGGTGTGGCCAAGCGCCCCGTGGCAGACATAGAAGCGTATAAGGACGATCTGGATCATTCCGTGTTCAAATCCGCCTTTATCATGCGCCCTGTGTTCGAGGCTGCCAAAGACACGGTGCGCAAAGTGATCTTTGCCGAAGGGGAAAGCGAACGGGTGTTACGCGCGGCCAGTGCAATGCTGGAAGAAGGTACTGACAAGCCGATCCTGATTGGCCGTCCAGACGTGGTGAAACGACGAATTGCCAAGGCGGGTTTGAGTATTGAAGCGGGCAAAGATTTTGAATTGGTGAACCCGCAAAATGATGGGCGATATCGCGATTATTGGCAGACCTATTACGAGATTATGAAACGCCGTGGCGTGACCCCTGATCTGGCCAAGGCGATCATGCGCACCAACACCACTGCGATTGGTGCCGTGGCGGTCAATCGGGGTGAAGCAGACAGTTTGATTTGCGGAACTTTCGGGCAATATTTGTGGCACCTGAAATACGTCAACGAGGTGCTGGGCCGTGATGGGCTGCATCCTGTTGGGGCGTTGTCGTTGATGATCCAAGAAAACGGGCCGCTGTTTGTGGCTGACACGCAAGTGAACCCCGAACCAACAGCGCAGCAAATTGCGGAAACCGCCATCGGGGCGGCCCGCCATGTGCGCCGTTTTGGGCTAGAGCCACAGGTGGCGTTGCTGAGCCATTCGCAGTTTGGCAATCTGGATACAGACAGCGGGCGGCGTATGCGCCAAGCGCTTGAAATTATGGACGCATCCAACCTCGATTTTGCATATGAGGGTGAAATGCACGCGGACAGCGCGCTCGATCCTGATGTGCGCAAACGCATTATGCCAGACAGCCGTTTGGTGGGGGCGGCGAACACATTGGTGTTTGCCAATACGGATGCGGCCAGTGCGGTGCGTAACGTGTTAAAAACCCGCGCGGATGGGCTCGAGGTGGGGCCAATCCTGATGGGGATGGGCAACAAAGCCCATATTGTCACGCCGTCGATCACGGCGCGTGGCTTGTTGAATATTGCGGCATTGGCGGGGACGTCAGTGCATTCCTACGAATAA
- the scpA gene encoding methylmalonyl-CoA mutase, with protein MSDKKTWETLAEKELRGKPLDSLNWDTPEGIEVKPVYTADDLDGLDHMGGMPGINPYTRGPRATMYTGRPWTIRQYAGFSTAEESNAFYRQGLAAGQQGVSVAFDLATHRGYDSDHERVVGDVGKAGVAIDSVEDMKILFDGIPLDKISVSMTMNGAVIPVLASFIVAGEEQGHDRSVLSGTIQNDILKEFMVRNTYIYPPEPSMRIVADIIAYTASDMPKFNSISISGYHMQEAGANLVQELAFTLADGKEYVKTAIANGMDVDAFAGRLSFFFAIGMNFFMEIAKLRAARLLWAEIMAEFEPKKPGSSMLRTHCQTSGVSLQEQDPYNNVVRTAYEAMSAVLGGTQSLHTNSFDEAIALPTEESARLARNTQLILQNETGVTNVVDPLAGSYYIENLTNELANEARKIIKEVDDMGGMTKAVASGMPKLRIEEAAARRQAAVDRGDEVVVGVNKFQLDKQPEINIRDIDNSAVRESQVARLKQIRETRDADACAQALMLLEQGASTGEGNLLELAVEAARARATVGEISDAMEAAFGRHRAEVKTLAGVYGAAYEGDEGFAQIQADVETFAQEEGRRPRMLVVKMGQDGHDRGAKVIATAFADIGFDVDVGPLFQTPAEAAQDAIDNDVHVVGISSQAAGHKTLAPQLVAALKDQNAEDIIVICGGVIPQQDYDFLYNAGVKAIFGPGTNIPSAARNILDLIKSS; from the coding sequence ATGAGCGATAAGAAAACATGGGAAACGCTGGCTGAAAAAGAGCTGCGTGGCAAACCTCTGGACAGTTTGAACTGGGACACGCCCGAAGGGATCGAGGTGAAGCCCGTTTATACGGCCGATGATCTGGACGGGCTGGATCACATGGGCGGGATGCCTGGGATCAACCCTTACACGCGTGGACCACGCGCCACGATGTACACAGGGCGGCCTTGGACCATTCGCCAATATGCGGGGTTTTCGACGGCTGAGGAATCAAATGCGTTTTATCGTCAGGGTTTGGCGGCTGGACAGCAGGGGGTTTCGGTGGCCTTTGATCTGGCGACGCACCGTGGCTATGATAGCGATCACGAGCGGGTTGTGGGTGACGTTGGCAAGGCGGGTGTTGCGATTGACAGTGTTGAGGATATGAAAATCCTGTTCGATGGCATCCCATTGGATAAGATTTCTGTGTCCATGACCATGAACGGCGCGGTTATTCCTGTGCTAGCGAGTTTCATCGTGGCGGGGGAAGAGCAGGGGCATGATCGTTCCGTGCTGTCTGGCACCATTCAGAACGACATTCTGAAAGAGTTCATGGTGCGTAACACCTATATTTACCCACCAGAGCCGAGCATGCGCATTGTGGCGGATATTATTGCCTATACCGCGTCCGATATGCCGAAGTTTAACTCTATTTCGATCTCTGGCTATCACATGCAAGAGGCAGGGGCGAACCTTGTGCAGGAACTGGCGTTTACGCTGGCGGACGGTAAGGAATACGTGAAAACGGCCATTGCAAACGGGATGGATGTGGATGCTTTTGCTGGGCGTCTGAGCTTTTTCTTCGCTATTGGCATGAACTTCTTTATGGAAATCGCCAAGCTGCGGGCCGCACGTTTGTTGTGGGCCGAAATCATGGCGGAGTTTGAGCCGAAGAAACCAGGATCATCCATGTTGCGGACGCACTGCCAGACCTCTGGCGTGTCGTTGCAGGAACAGGATCCGTATAACAACGTTGTGCGTACCGCGTATGAAGCGATGTCTGCGGTTCTGGGCGGGACGCAATCTTTGCACACGAACTCGTTTGACGAAGCGATTGCACTGCCGACAGAGGAATCTGCGCGGTTGGCACGGAACACGCAGCTGATTTTGCAGAATGAAACAGGCGTGACAAATGTGGTCGATCCGCTGGCAGGGTCTTATTACATCGAAAATCTGACCAATGAACTGGCCAATGAGGCGCGTAAGATCATCAAAGAAGTGGATGATATGGGCGGCATGACCAAGGCGGTGGCATCAGGAATGCCGAAGTTGCGCATTGAGGAAGCCGCAGCGCGGCGTCAGGCGGCGGTAGATCGCGGTGATGAGGTTGTGGTTGGGGTGAACAAATTCCAACTCGACAAACAGCCAGAGATCAACATCCGCGATATCGACAACTCGGCGGTGCGGGAGAGCCAAGTGGCGCGGTTGAAGCAAATCCGCGAAACACGCGATGCAGATGCCTGTGCGCAGGCGTTGATGCTGTTGGAGCAGGGTGCATCCACGGGTGAGGGCAACTTGTTGGAGCTGGCCGTAGAGGCGGCGCGGGCACGTGCCACAGTGGGTGAAATTTCAGATGCAATGGAAGCGGCGTTTGGCCGACACAGAGCGGAGGTAAAGACGTTGGCAGGGGTATATGGTGCCGCCTATGAAGGTGATGAAGGGTTTGCACAAATTCAGGCGGATGTGGAAACATTCGCACAGGAAGAGGGCCGCCGCCCGCGCATGTTGGTGGTTAAAATGGGCCAGGACGGGCATGACCGTGGGGCCAAGGTGATCGCAACGGCCTTTGCCGATATCGGCTTTGACGTGGACGTGGGACCATTGTTCCAAACACCTGCGGAAGCAGCCCAAGATGCCATTGATAATGATGTGCATGTGGTTGGGATTTCCAGCCAAGCGGCGGGTCACAAAACGCTCGCGCCACAACTGGTGGCGGCGTTGAAGGATCAGAACGCCGAGGACATTATCGTGATTTGTGGTGGTGTTATTCCACAACAGGATTATGACTTCTTGTATAATGCGGGGGTTAAAGCGATTTTCGGGCCTGGGACGAACATCCCATCTGCGGCGCGAAACATCCTAGACCTGATTAAATCCAGCTAA
- a CDS encoding DUF4174 domain-containing protein encodes MKFSIFSAALLATLATAPLADPLEPYLWQNRPIVVFANTPDDLLFKRQMELLVDGEAELEERDVVVIVDTDADAEETTELRKKLRPRGFQLVLIGKDGQVKLRKPRPWTVRELSRVIDKMPMRQQELRQRWER; translated from the coding sequence ATGAAATTTTCGATTTTCAGCGCCGCCCTTTTGGCAACCCTTGCAACTGCGCCCCTTGCGGATCCGCTGGAGCCGTATTTGTGGCAAAACCGCCCTATCGTGGTGTTTGCCAACACGCCCGATGATCTGCTGTTCAAACGCCAGATGGAACTGTTGGTGGACGGCGAAGCCGAACTGGAAGAACGCGATGTCGTTGTCATCGTTGATACGGATGCCGATGCCGAAGAAACCACGGAATTGCGCAAAAAACTGCGCCCGCGTGGCTTCCAATTGGTGCTGATTGGCAAAGACGGCCAAGTCAAACTGCGCAAACCCCGCCCATGGACGGTGCGCGAATTATCCCGCGTCATCGACAAAATGCCCATGCGCCAACAAGAGCTGCGCCAACGCTGGGAGCGGTAA
- a CDS encoding acetyl/propionyl/methylcrotonyl-CoA carboxylase subunit alpha, with the protein MFKKILIANRGEIACRVIKTAKKMGIQTVAIYSDADKDALHVKMADEAVHIGPPPANQSYIVIDKVMDAIRQTGAEAVHPGYGFLSENKLFAEALEKEGVAFIGPPAGAIESMGDKITSKKLAQEAGVSTVPGYMGLIADADEAVKISNEVGYPVMLKASAGGGGKGMRIAWNDQEAREGFQSSKNEAASSFGDDRIFIEKFVTQPRHIEIQVLADKHGNTIYLNERECSIQRRNQKVVEEAPSPFLDEATRKAMGEQSCALVAAVDYCSAGTVEFIVDGEKNFYFLEMNTRLQVEHPVTELITGIDLVEQMIRVAYGEKLKIKQSDVGINGWAIENRLYAEDPYRNFLPSIGRLTRYRPPAEKAKKDYAVRNDTGVYEGGEISMYYDPMIAKLCTWAPTREDAIERMRVALDSFELEGIGHNLPFLAAVMDHERFISGNITTAFIEEEYPEGFEGVTLDSSSERKIAAACAAMYRVAEIRRARVSGRINNHKRKVGKDWVVTLQDASYAVTIKADDKGSTITFEDGEKMRVSSKWLPGQKLAKLKVNGEKLVLKVEPISAGYNVRSRGAEVKVRLRSPRNAELAALMPEKLPPDTSKMLLCPMPGLIVKVDVAEGDEVQEGQALCTVEAMKMENVLRAEKKGKVTKINAAAGDNLAVDDVIMEFE; encoded by the coding sequence ATGTTTAAGAAAATCCTGATCGCCAACCGTGGTGAAATTGCCTGTCGTGTCATCAAAACGGCCAAAAAGATGGGAATCCAAACCGTTGCGATTTATTCGGACGCGGATAAGGATGCGTTGCATGTGAAAATGGCGGATGAAGCGGTGCATATCGGCCCCCCACCTGCCAACCAGTCCTATATCGTCATCGACAAGGTGATGGATGCAATTCGCCAAACAGGGGCGGAAGCTGTGCATCCTGGCTATGGATTTTTGTCCGAAAACAAACTGTTTGCCGAAGCGCTGGAAAAAGAAGGCGTTGCCTTTATCGGGCCACCAGCGGGTGCGATTGAAAGCATGGGGGACAAGATCACGTCCAAAAAGCTGGCACAGGAAGCAGGGGTTTCTACGGTTCCAGGCTATATGGGACTGATTGCGGATGCAGATGAAGCGGTGAAGATTTCCAACGAGGTTGGCTATCCCGTGATGCTGAAAGCCTCTGCTGGGGGTGGTGGTAAAGGCATGCGGATCGCATGGAACGACCAAGAGGCCCGTGAAGGGTTTCAATCCTCCAAGAACGAAGCGGCTAGCTCTTTTGGGGATGACCGTATCTTTATCGAAAAGTTTGTCACGCAGCCCCGTCACATCGAAATTCAGGTGCTGGCCGATAAACACGGCAACACGATTTACCTGAACGAGCGAGAATGTTCGATCCAGCGCCGCAACCAAAAGGTTGTAGAAGAGGCACCGAGCCCGTTCTTGGACGAGGCCACACGTAAGGCAATGGGGGAGCAATCCTGCGCCTTGGTGGCGGCTGTGGATTACTGTTCTGCGGGGACGGTTGAGTTTATCGTTGATGGGGAAAAGAACTTCTATTTCCTTGAAATGAACACGCGTTTGCAGGTGGAACACCCAGTGACCGAGCTGATCACGGGTATTGATCTGGTCGAGCAGATGATCCGCGTGGCCTATGGCGAAAAGCTGAAGATCAAGCAGTCTGATGTTGGGATCAATGGCTGGGCCATTGAAAACCGTCTGTATGCCGAGGATCCATACCGCAACTTCTTGCCGTCCATTGGTCGTTTGACACGCTATCGCCCCCCTGCGGAAAAAGCGAAGAAAGATTACGCCGTGCGCAACGATACGGGCGTTTATGAAGGTGGCGAAATTAGCATGTACTACGATCCGATGATCGCCAAACTGTGTACATGGGCCCCGACACGCGAAGATGCGATTGAACGGATGCGTGTGGCGCTCGATAGTTTCGAGTTGGAAGGTATTGGGCATAACCTGCCATTCCTTGCCGCCGTCATGGATCATGAGCGGTTCATTTCTGGCAACATCACCACAGCCTTTATTGAAGAAGAATATCCTGAAGGATTTGAAGGCGTTACGCTGGATAGCTCATCTGAACGCAAGATCGCTGCGGCCTGTGCGGCTATGTATCGTGTGGCTGAAATTCGCCGTGCGCGGGTGTCTGGCCGCATCAACAACCACAAACGCAAAGTGGGCAAAGATTGGGTCGTAACCCTGCAAGATGCGTCTTATGCGGTGACGATTAAGGCGGATGACAAAGGCTCCACCATCACGTTTGAGGACGGTGAAAAGATGCGCGTGTCATCCAAGTGGTTGCCTGGTCAAAAGCTGGCCAAGTTGAAAGTGAACGGTGAAAAGCTGGTTCTGAAAGTGGAACCGATTTCTGCGGGGTATAACGTGCGTTCGCGCGGGGCAGAGGTAAAGGTGCGCTTGCGCAGCCCACGCAATGCGGAATTGGCCGCGTTGATGCCAGAAAAGCTGCCGCCAGATACATCGAAAATGCTGCTGTGCCCAATGCCAGGTCTGATCGTGAAGGTCGATGTGGCCGAAGGGGACGAGGTTCAAGAAGGTCAAGCATTGTGTACCGTAGAAGCCATGAAGATGGAAAACGTTCTGCGGGCCGAAAAGAAGGGCAAAGTGACCAAGATCAATGCGGCGGCAGGGGACAACCTTGCGGTGGATGATGTGATCATGGAGTTCGAATAG
- a CDS encoding osmotically-inducible lipoprotein B: MHKSSVLAALVAVFGLSACNTTAVDQRTVNRTAIGAGAGAVGALLLDGNPIKGAVVGGVVGAVTSKDQLVWE; encoded by the coding sequence ATGCACAAATCATCGGTTTTGGCGGCACTCGTCGCAGTTTTCGGATTATCCGCATGCAACACAACGGCAGTGGATCAGCGGACAGTTAACCGCACAGCCATTGGCGCAGGAGCCGGCGCAGTCGGCGCGCTCCTGTTGGACGGCAATCCGATCAAAGGCGCTGTTGTTGGTGGCGTTGTTGGTGCAGTTACCAGCAAAGACCAACTCGTTTGGGAGTAA
- a CDS encoding DUF6497 family protein, whose product MTAVLDHMVGAGGWLWRGVALSVAVAVSALPAHAYDLTVPSGQIVTLDEQLVVPPDNRILYLGFTAPSIGGDYAVTFDRASQDMDQLCEAVGIPEAGRLIGEGLRIDEVVIRLMERLIPYGEVDPDAAQFLNAYDISGGNCVWM is encoded by the coding sequence ATGACGGCAGTATTGGATCATATGGTTGGGGCAGGAGGCTGGCTTTGGCGCGGTGTTGCGTTGAGCGTGGCTGTCGCGGTAAGCGCGCTCCCTGCCCACGCCTATGACCTCACCGTCCCGTCCGGCCAGATCGTTACACTGGATGAACAACTGGTTGTGCCGCCTGACAATCGCATCTTGTATCTTGGCTTTACCGCGCCTTCGATTGGGGGGGATTATGCGGTGACGTTTGATCGGGCGTCACAGGACATGGATCAACTGTGCGAGGCGGTGGGAATCCCTGAAGCGGGCCGTTTGATCGGGGAGGGACTGCGCATCGACGAGGTGGTTATTCGTTTGATGGAACGGTTGATCCCATACGGCGAAGTCGACCCAGATGCGGCCCAATTCCTGAATGCTTATGACATCAGCGGGGGAAATTGCGTATGGATGTGA